From a region of the Corallococcus coralloides DSM 2259 genome:
- a CDS encoding phospholipase D-like domain-containing protein: MRRLLAVAGLVVLALTGCQPEAQTDPNLAEQAQGATNVPGLYAVFNQPDNTGTRDYRIKDEIARLIQNSPKGSYIRIAMFLWTTDHLNAAIKAALCRGVIVRLVVDEQNGGAASEFASGGVIHDLSSYVPPAATCPDGLRLELTRCNGTGAGSACIAGFDREGTIMHDKIFTFSTTTDPQGNRIQRVVVQGSWNNTYSQNNYWNDMVVSYEDWDWYDYWVGYHNDLRGGTKTTDYYNPTTGQGYYNSPNAPWTAYFFPREGNDNELSSDTVTNNFTDYIKTYVSGCTLDVNQNHFNDSRAIVATELVRIGKLGCRVRVLYTDMDAGIKTKLTGAKNITLRQLQDASANNVKQGDGTPRVVLTHSKHFVYSGNFNGTVRKMVLTGSHNLSKNSLRYNDENLVKYYSDALWQAYHDNFEKGWAQALNDG; this comes from the coding sequence ATGAGACGGCTGTTGGCGGTGGCAGGACTGGTGGTGCTGGCGCTCACCGGGTGTCAGCCCGAGGCGCAGACGGATCCGAACCTGGCGGAGCAGGCCCAGGGCGCGACGAACGTGCCCGGGCTCTACGCCGTCTTCAACCAGCCGGACAACACGGGCACGCGGGACTACCGCATCAAGGATGAGATTGCCCGGCTCATCCAGAACAGCCCCAAGGGTTCCTACATCCGCATCGCCATGTTCCTGTGGACGACGGACCACCTGAACGCGGCCATCAAGGCGGCGCTGTGCCGGGGCGTCATCGTGCGGCTGGTGGTGGACGAGCAGAACGGCGGCGCCGCTTCGGAGTTCGCCTCCGGCGGCGTCATCCATGACCTGAGCAGCTACGTGCCCCCGGCGGCGACGTGCCCGGACGGCCTGAGGCTGGAGCTCACGCGCTGCAATGGCACGGGCGCGGGCAGTGCGTGCATCGCGGGCTTCGACCGCGAGGGCACCATCATGCACGACAAGATCTTCACCTTCTCCACCACCACGGATCCGCAGGGCAACCGCATCCAGCGCGTCGTGGTGCAGGGCTCGTGGAACAACACCTACTCCCAGAACAACTACTGGAACGACATGGTCGTCAGCTACGAGGACTGGGACTGGTACGACTACTGGGTCGGCTACCACAACGACCTGCGCGGCGGCACGAAGACGACGGACTACTACAACCCCACCACGGGCCAGGGTTACTACAACTCCCCCAACGCGCCGTGGACCGCGTACTTCTTCCCTCGCGAGGGCAACGACAACGAGCTGTCCAGCGACACCGTGACGAACAACTTCACGGACTACATCAAGACGTACGTGTCGGGCTGCACGCTGGACGTGAACCAGAACCACTTCAATGACAGCCGCGCCATCGTGGCCACGGAGTTGGTGCGCATTGGCAAGCTGGGCTGCCGGGTGCGCGTGCTCTACACGGACATGGACGCGGGCATCAAAACGAAGCTCACCGGCGCGAAGAACATCACCCTGCGGCAGTTGCAGGACGCCTCCGCCAACAACGTGAAGCAGGGCGACGGCACGCCGCGCGTGGTCCTCACGCACAGCAAGCACTTCGTCTACTCGGGGAACTTCAACGGGACGGTGCGCAAGATGGTGCTGACGGGCTCGCACAACCTGTCCAAGAACTCGCTGCGCTACAACGACGAGAACCTGGTGAAGTACTACTCGGACGCGCTGTGGCAGGCGTACCACGACAACTTCGAGAAGGGCTGGGCCCAGGCCCTCAACGACGGCTGA
- a CDS encoding carotenoid oxygenase family protein translates to MTTATKQTMSSSAPGWLRAFRTLPRQHGFEPLRVEGQVPEGLRGSLYRVGPWTFDVHGRPYQHWFDGDGGMLGVRFGADEVTGASRLLDTPTMVAERNASSQRYGAYGTPTPLLHKLRDVRKNSANTSVMAWNGKLYALFEGSIPVEVSQDDLSTLGETDFDGTVVETFSAHPHRVPSRKASYNFGIRYGRETLADLYALPDGGKAQRLGTVKLPGATMVHDFIATDRYLVFFLSPLRLNLFRALLRVGSYSENLRWRPEAGTDVLVVPIDDVAHPVRITTEAFYLWHFGNAYEEGDTLVVDYVRYPDFTTNQWLGELVRGTTSLDAKGMLHRAVVDLKARTFRTEQRADISCEFPRVAPGVVGRSHQTLYLGVHLSDAARRGLFDGVARVDMATGRMTKVSLGEGTYPSEPVVVPRPGGSAEDDGWVLTQVFDAKSDTSHIAVLDARHLEDGPVARCHFDHALPPTFHGGFAPAK, encoded by the coding sequence ATGACGACCGCGACGAAGCAGACGATGTCCTCCTCCGCGCCGGGCTGGCTGCGGGCGTTCCGCACGCTCCCCCGCCAGCACGGATTCGAACCGCTGCGGGTGGAGGGCCAGGTGCCGGAAGGGCTGCGGGGCTCGCTATACCGGGTGGGGCCGTGGACGTTCGACGTGCATGGTCGGCCGTACCAGCACTGGTTCGACGGGGACGGCGGGATGCTGGGCGTGCGCTTCGGCGCGGACGAGGTGACGGGCGCGTCGCGGCTGTTGGACACGCCCACCATGGTGGCGGAGCGCAACGCGTCCTCGCAGCGCTACGGCGCCTACGGCACGCCCACGCCGCTGCTGCACAAGCTGCGCGACGTGCGCAAGAACTCCGCGAACACGTCCGTGATGGCGTGGAACGGCAAGCTGTACGCGCTCTTCGAGGGAAGCATTCCGGTGGAGGTGTCCCAGGACGACCTGTCCACGCTGGGCGAGACGGACTTCGACGGCACGGTGGTGGAGACGTTCTCCGCGCACCCGCACCGCGTGCCGTCGCGCAAGGCGTCCTACAACTTCGGCATCCGCTACGGCCGCGAGACGCTGGCGGACCTCTACGCGCTGCCGGACGGCGGCAAGGCCCAGCGGCTGGGCACGGTGAAGCTGCCCGGCGCGACCATGGTGCACGACTTCATCGCCACGGACCGCTACCTCGTCTTCTTCCTGTCACCGCTGCGCCTGAACCTCTTCCGCGCGCTCCTGCGGGTGGGTTCGTACTCGGAGAACCTGCGGTGGCGGCCGGAGGCGGGCACGGACGTGCTGGTGGTGCCCATCGACGACGTGGCGCACCCGGTGCGCATCACCACGGAGGCCTTCTACCTGTGGCACTTCGGCAATGCGTACGAAGAGGGCGACACGCTGGTGGTGGACTACGTGCGCTACCCCGACTTCACGACGAACCAGTGGCTGGGCGAGCTGGTGCGAGGCACCACGTCCCTGGACGCGAAGGGCATGCTGCACCGGGCGGTGGTGGACCTGAAGGCACGCACCTTCCGCACCGAGCAGCGTGCGGACATCAGCTGCGAGTTCCCCCGCGTGGCCCCCGGCGTCGTGGGCCGCTCGCACCAGACGCTCTACCTGGGCGTGCACCTCAGCGATGCAGCCCGGCGCGGCCTCTTCGACGGCGTGGCGCGCGTGGACATGGCCACGGGGCGAATGACGAAGGTGTCCCTGGGCGAGGGCACCTACCCCTCCGAGCCCGTCGTCGTCCCCCGCCCCGGCGGAAGCGCGGAGGACGACGGCTGGGTGCTCACCCAGGTGTTCGACGCGAAGTCGGACACGTCCCACATCGCCGTGCTGGACGCGCGCCACCTGGAGGACGGGCCCGTGGCGCGCTGCCACTTCGACCATGCCCTGCCGCCCACGTTCCACGGCGGCTTCGCGCCCGCGAAATGA
- a CDS encoding TetR/AcrR family transcriptional regulator, whose product MATRGKRKQAAEAPEDKGRYHHGDLRQALVDAAVALIDEEGFGALSLREVARRAGVTHAAPYRHFADKEALLEAVAHEGFRAMSREMRERMAPHTSPLERLYAAGEAYVLFAVRHRPHFRVMFGPHFTRPMSPPPEPEGEQGAFTLLVSSIEAGQAAGLLRPGESRPLTLTAWSLVHGLASLFVDRQLGESPQGAEAAEALARVQTRLLVEGLRPPARG is encoded by the coding sequence TTGGCGACGCGGGGCAAGCGGAAGCAGGCGGCGGAGGCACCGGAGGACAAGGGCCGCTACCACCACGGAGACCTGCGCCAGGCGCTGGTGGACGCGGCGGTGGCGCTCATCGACGAGGAGGGCTTCGGCGCGCTGTCCCTGCGGGAGGTGGCCCGGCGGGCGGGCGTCACCCACGCGGCGCCGTACCGGCACTTCGCGGACAAGGAGGCGCTGCTGGAGGCGGTGGCGCACGAGGGCTTCCGCGCCATGTCGCGCGAGATGCGCGAGCGCATGGCCCCGCACACCAGCCCCCTGGAGCGGCTGTACGCGGCGGGTGAGGCCTATGTGCTGTTCGCCGTGCGCCACCGGCCGCACTTCCGGGTGATGTTCGGCCCGCACTTCACCCGGCCCATGTCACCGCCGCCGGAGCCGGAAGGAGAGCAGGGCGCCTTCACGCTGCTGGTGAGCAGCATCGAGGCCGGACAGGCGGCGGGCCTCCTGCGCCCCGGCGAGTCGCGGCCCCTCACGCTCACCGCGTGGTCGCTCGTGCACGGGCTCGCTTCGCTGTTCGTGGATCGGCAGCTGGGTGAATCGCCTCAGGGCGCGGAGGCCGCGGAGGCGCTCGCCCGCGTGCAGACGCGGCTGCTCGTCGAGGGGCTGAGGCCGCCCGCACGCGGCTGA
- a CDS encoding P1 family peptidase, translating into MVRIPEENGPRVRARELGLPLGRFKPGKYNAITDVEGVLVGHTTIIEGSGPLRPGYGPVRTGVTAILPNLGNIFMERMSGGGFVLNGAGEVSGMTQLMEWGLIETPILLTNTMAVGAVSDGVANYLVQRYPGIGDEHDVIIPVVGECDDSWLNDISGRHVRQEHVFAAINAAKSGPVQEGNVGGGTGMVTCDFKGGIGTSSRKLPEVLGGYTLGVLVMSNFGKMHNLRVGGLPVGEVLVEKFKNTPHRGKSYGSIIAVVATDAPLLSHQINRLCKRVGLGIGRVGSYAAHGSGEIVVGFSTANIIPRRTQKMVYKMKILLDQRLDPLYEAVMEATEEAILNAMCMAEPMTGVNDNYSPALPLDEVRRFVDACRPIFASVKKRPHQTSVPASKERPSDEDREGDVTLGAAQPTRVRSAEGIPFPTRPAPNEPPADGEPGPSPEAARAPDPEDPEGSSSGSPKASDR; encoded by the coding sequence ATGGTGCGGATACCGGAAGAGAATGGGCCAAGGGTCCGGGCGCGGGAGCTGGGGCTTCCGCTGGGGCGCTTCAAGCCGGGGAAGTACAACGCCATCACCGACGTCGAAGGCGTGCTGGTGGGCCACACCACCATCATCGAAGGCTCGGGGCCGCTGCGGCCCGGCTACGGTCCGGTGCGCACGGGCGTCACGGCCATCCTGCCCAACCTGGGCAACATCTTCATGGAACGCATGAGCGGAGGCGGCTTCGTGCTCAACGGCGCGGGCGAGGTCTCCGGCATGACGCAGCTCATGGAGTGGGGCCTCATCGAAACGCCCATCCTCCTCACCAACACCATGGCCGTGGGCGCCGTGTCCGACGGCGTGGCCAACTACCTGGTCCAGCGCTACCCGGGCATCGGTGACGAGCACGACGTCATCATCCCCGTGGTGGGCGAGTGCGACGACTCGTGGCTCAACGACATCTCCGGCCGCCACGTGCGCCAGGAGCACGTCTTCGCCGCCATCAACGCCGCGAAGTCCGGCCCGGTGCAGGAGGGCAACGTCGGCGGCGGCACCGGCATGGTGACGTGCGACTTCAAGGGCGGCATCGGCACGTCGTCCCGCAAGCTGCCGGAGGTGCTGGGCGGCTACACGCTGGGCGTGCTCGTGATGTCCAACTTCGGGAAGATGCACAACCTGCGCGTGGGCGGCCTGCCCGTGGGCGAAGTGCTGGTGGAGAAGTTCAAGAACACCCCCCACCGCGGCAAGTCCTACGGCTCCATCATCGCGGTGGTCGCCACGGACGCGCCGCTGCTCAGCCATCAGATCAACCGCCTCTGCAAGCGCGTGGGCCTGGGCATTGGCCGGGTGGGCAGCTACGCGGCGCACGGCTCGGGTGAAATCGTGGTGGGCTTCTCCACCGCGAACATCATCCCCAGGCGCACCCAGAAGATGGTCTACAAGATGAAGATCCTCCTGGATCAGCGTCTGGACCCCCTCTACGAGGCCGTGATGGAGGCCACGGAGGAGGCCATCCTCAACGCCATGTGCATGGCGGAGCCCATGACGGGGGTGAACGACAACTACTCGCCCGCGCTGCCCCTGGACGAGGTCCGCCGCTTCGTGGACGCCTGCCGCCCCATCTTCGCCTCGGTGAAGAAGCGCCCCCACCAGACGAGCGTGCCGGCCTCCAAGGAGCGCCCCAGCGACGAGGACCGGGAGGGGGACGTGACCCTGGGCGCCGCCCAGCCCACCCGGGTCCGCAGCGCGGAGGGCATTCCCTTCCCGACCCGGCCCGCCCCCAACGAGCCCCCCGCGGACGGGGAGCCCGGGCCTTCGCCGGAGGCAGCCCGGGCCCCCGACCCGGAGGACCCCGAGGGTTCCTCTTCCGGGAGCCCTAAGGCTTCTGATAGGTAA
- a CDS encoding AI-2E family transporter has product MTAGDSKRWSNFIFAGLFALALILFSRILLPFLMPVLLGGFLVVLFMPIQDSLDRRLQGRKSLAAGLSTLAVFLLILAPLALVGWMVAREVLQFVGQAQDLLDQVDLRHHFLNSLPRGLSRYVHFDPESSETERLLMTAVSGGAGLLADLVGAGTELLVNMFLMTVAMYYFFLDGRRLVNEVARLIPLERRYFDAFSHEFTDVAYAIIYGNTVTALVQGAVGFVGLLIAGVPHAGVWGAAMVLVALVPVGGTALVWGPIGVILIAANRVSEGVFLLAWGTFLVGSIDNVIRPRLCGSRMALHPLLVFLSMFGGLAVFGMMGLLVGPLIASIFMAMVRIYRRDFLGRAQESQPAPVVSQDSSPSLTPQPAPVSSTASVGHVMNA; this is encoded by the coding sequence GTGACGGCGGGCGATTCGAAGCGGTGGTCCAATTTCATCTTCGCGGGGCTGTTCGCGCTCGCGCTGATTCTCTTTTCACGCATCTTGCTGCCGTTCCTGATGCCGGTGCTGCTGGGCGGCTTCCTGGTCGTCCTGTTCATGCCCATCCAGGACTCCTTGGACCGGCGGCTCCAGGGCCGCAAGTCCCTGGCGGCCGGACTGTCCACCCTCGCGGTGTTCCTGCTGATTCTCGCCCCCCTGGCGCTGGTGGGCTGGATGGTGGCCCGCGAGGTGCTCCAGTTCGTGGGCCAGGCGCAGGACCTGTTGGATCAGGTCGACCTGCGCCACCACTTCCTCAACAGCCTGCCCCGGGGCCTGTCCCGCTACGTGCACTTCGACCCGGAGAGCTCGGAGACGGAGCGCCTGCTGATGACGGCGGTGTCGGGCGGCGCGGGGCTGCTCGCGGACCTGGTGGGCGCCGGCACGGAGCTGCTCGTCAACATGTTCCTGATGACGGTGGCCATGTACTACTTCTTCCTGGACGGCCGTCGTCTGGTGAACGAGGTGGCCCGGCTGATTCCCCTGGAGCGCCGCTACTTCGACGCCTTCTCCCACGAGTTCACGGACGTCGCGTACGCCATCATCTACGGCAACACCGTCACCGCGCTGGTGCAGGGCGCGGTGGGCTTCGTGGGGCTGCTCATCGCGGGCGTGCCGCACGCCGGGGTGTGGGGCGCGGCCATGGTGCTGGTGGCGCTGGTGCCGGTGGGGGGCACCGCGCTCGTGTGGGGGCCCATCGGCGTCATCCTCATCGCGGCCAACCGGGTGAGCGAGGGCGTGTTCCTGCTCGCGTGGGGCACGTTCCTGGTGGGCAGCATCGACAACGTCATCCGCCCCCGGCTGTGCGGCTCGCGCATGGCGCTGCACCCGCTGCTCGTCTTCCTGTCCATGTTCGGCGGGCTGGCGGTGTTCGGGATGATGGGCCTGCTGGTGGGGCCGCTCATCGCGTCCATCTTCATGGCCATGGTGCGCATCTACCGGCGCGACTTCCTGGGTCGTGCGCAGGAATCCCAGCCTGCTCCCGTGGTGTCCCAGGATTCCTCGCCTTCGCTCACCCCGCAGCCCGCGCCAGTGTCCTCCACGGCCAGCGTGGGTCACGTGATGAACGCCTGA